A stretch of Myxococcus hansupus DNA encodes these proteins:
- a CDS encoding carbohydrate-binding family 9-like protein, whose protein sequence is MRLPSSVLAPLLAITCLASACRDEQAGPRAREPRIPAPTQLRSLDAAPADLTYRSGATFGGGAVVYLGSKVSPERAAPGTQVRLSHYFQAVRPPPRGFSFFVHVVDPTSGGMLTNADHEVQGGAAPLESWPVGKVIEDVHTVAMPNVPGRVVMGFWRGDSRLTVDDAKAHDGTQRMLGPELGGEAPSLPEYSVPRVSQPPTIDGVLDDAAWKLAKPVVLRRSFDGSAARLRTEARLVHDGTSLYVAFDVEDPDVWGTLRKRDDPIYEEEVVEVFLDANADGRTYNELQVSPHNVIFDAYFPARRQGMDRSWDSGMKSAVKVRGTLDDPSDRDEGWTVEMQIPFDRLAEVPHIPPRPGDRWRFNLYRLEHHDRRTVEGQSFSPLFVGDFHALPRFGWLVFE, encoded by the coding sequence ATGCGTCTTCCGTCCTCTGTCCTCGCTCCGCTTCTGGCCATCACCTGTCTTGCCTCCGCCTGTCGTGATGAGCAGGCCGGGCCCCGCGCGCGCGAACCGCGCATCCCCGCGCCCACGCAGTTGCGCTCCCTGGATGCCGCGCCCGCGGACCTCACGTACCGCAGCGGCGCGACGTTTGGCGGCGGGGCGGTGGTGTACCTGGGCTCGAAGGTGTCGCCGGAGCGCGCCGCGCCGGGCACGCAGGTGCGGCTGTCCCACTACTTCCAGGCGGTGCGTCCGCCGCCTCGGGGGTTCAGCTTCTTCGTCCACGTGGTGGACCCCACCAGTGGTGGGATGTTGACCAACGCGGACCATGAGGTCCAGGGCGGCGCCGCGCCGCTCGAGTCCTGGCCGGTGGGCAAGGTCATCGAGGACGTCCACACGGTGGCGATGCCCAACGTGCCCGGACGCGTGGTGATGGGCTTCTGGAGGGGCGACTCGCGGTTGACGGTGGATGACGCGAAAGCCCACGACGGCACGCAGCGGATGCTGGGGCCCGAACTGGGCGGCGAAGCCCCGTCGCTTCCCGAGTACTCCGTGCCACGCGTGAGCCAGCCGCCCACCATTGACGGCGTGTTGGACGACGCCGCGTGGAAGCTGGCGAAGCCGGTGGTGCTGCGCCGCAGCTTTGACGGGAGCGCCGCGCGCCTTCGCACCGAGGCGCGGCTGGTCCATGACGGCACGTCGCTGTACGTGGCCTTCGACGTCGAGGACCCGGACGTGTGGGGCACGTTGCGCAAGCGGGATGACCCCATCTACGAGGAGGAGGTGGTGGAAGTCTTCCTCGACGCGAACGCGGATGGGCGCACGTACAACGAACTGCAGGTGTCCCCGCACAACGTCATCTTCGACGCGTACTTCCCCGCGCGCCGGCAGGGCATGGACCGCTCGTGGGATTCAGGGATGAAGTCCGCCGTGAAGGTGCGCGGCACGCTGGATGACCCGTCGGACCGTGACGAGGGCTGGACGGTGGAGATGCAGATTCCCTTCGACCGGCTGGCCGAGGTGCCGCACATCCCGCCCCGGCCGGGCGACCGCTGGCGCTTCAACCTCTACCGGTTGGAGCACCATGACCGGCGCACCGTGGAGGGGCAGTCCTTCTCGCCCCTCTTCGTCGGTGACTTCCACGCGTTGCCGCGCTTCGGCTGGCTCGTGTTCGAATGA
- a CDS encoding YqjF family protein produces MRPFLTASWRYLLMLNYEVAPEVLRPLVPRGTELDTWQGRTYASMVGFRFLETRVRGLPVPFHQNFDEVNLRFYVRHLASDGWRRGVVFVKEIVPRQAIATVARVLYNEPYVALPMRHVVEMDGAESGAAGRVEYAWKAGGRWQHLSATTRGAPVASEPGSEAEFITEHYWGYTAQRDGGCAEYRVEHPRWSVWSVDASQLEVDVEGMYGKQFVPFLHGKPSSAFVADGSAVAVYPGARLSPETHVPPAPDAPRAA; encoded by the coding sequence ATGCGTCCCTTCCTCACGGCCTCGTGGCGGTATCTCCTGATGCTCAACTACGAGGTGGCGCCAGAGGTCCTCCGGCCGCTCGTTCCACGAGGGACGGAGCTCGACACCTGGCAAGGCCGGACGTACGCGAGCATGGTGGGCTTCCGCTTCCTGGAAACGCGCGTGCGCGGCCTGCCCGTGCCCTTCCACCAGAACTTCGACGAGGTGAACCTGCGCTTCTACGTGCGGCACCTCGCGTCCGACGGCTGGCGGCGGGGCGTCGTGTTCGTGAAGGAAATCGTCCCGCGACAGGCCATCGCCACCGTGGCGCGCGTGCTCTACAACGAGCCCTACGTCGCGCTGCCCATGCGACATGTCGTGGAGATGGACGGTGCGGAGTCGGGCGCCGCCGGCCGGGTCGAATACGCCTGGAAGGCCGGTGGGCGGTGGCAGCACCTGTCCGCGACGACGCGGGGGGCCCCTGTCGCCAGTGAGCCCGGCTCGGAGGCGGAGTTCATCACCGAGCACTACTGGGGCTACACCGCGCAGCGGGACGGCGGCTGCGCGGAGTACCGCGTGGAACATCCCCGCTGGTCCGTGTGGTCGGTGGACGCCTCCCAGCTCGAAGTCGACGTGGAGGGCATGTACGGGAAGCAGTTCGTCCCCTTCCTGCATGGCAAGCCCAGCTCCGCCTTCGTCGCGGATGGCTCCGCCGTGGCCGTCTATCCTGGCGCGCGCCTGAGCCCGGAGACCCACGTGCCCCCCGCCCCGGACGCGCCTCGCGCGGCCTGA
- a CDS encoding FHA domain-containing protein, protein MRFEFEHLGTTTPFELAEGLHLLGGGPDDDIHLAGLPPKLLRLRIEAQRLMVEAAHTFTINGVLVPPGVPRLVMPGEALGLPDDMGLRVLQASVAERSVGTVALLKGLLTGAPELGTSRAATLTCLTGLDVGRVHALAESQTEIGRGSDVGLRLRDRAVSRTHARVIHEEGGFSLEDLGSPNGVFLNGQRVETRAPLADGDVIEMGRSLLRFQGAVEEPAPPALAPREEPPPAPAEPSVPTPSEPTGALSPEATPPAPKSRGEWWLIGLGAVAASAGVAVTWLLATGAS, encoded by the coding sequence ATGCGCTTCGAATTCGAGCACCTGGGCACCACCACCCCTTTCGAACTCGCCGAGGGCCTCCACCTGCTGGGCGGCGGTCCGGACGACGACATCCATCTGGCTGGCCTCCCGCCCAAGCTGCTCCGCCTCCGCATCGAGGCGCAGCGGCTCATGGTCGAAGCCGCGCACACCTTCACCATCAATGGCGTCCTCGTTCCTCCTGGCGTGCCCCGGCTGGTGATGCCCGGCGAGGCGCTCGGCCTGCCCGACGACATGGGGCTGCGCGTCCTTCAAGCGTCCGTGGCCGAACGGAGCGTGGGAACGGTGGCGCTCCTGAAGGGACTGCTCACCGGAGCGCCTGAGCTGGGGACGTCCCGCGCGGCCACCCTCACCTGTCTCACCGGACTGGACGTGGGACGGGTCCACGCGCTCGCGGAGTCCCAGACGGAGATTGGCCGAGGCAGTGACGTGGGGCTTCGCCTGCGGGACAGGGCCGTGTCCCGGACTCATGCCCGCGTCATTCACGAAGAGGGGGGCTTCTCACTGGAAGACCTGGGCAGCCCCAACGGCGTCTTCCTCAACGGCCAGCGAGTCGAGACGCGCGCGCCCCTGGCGGATGGAGACGTCATCGAGATGGGACGCTCCTTGCTCCGCTTCCAGGGCGCGGTGGAGGAACCGGCGCCACCCGCTCTAGCACCTCGGGAGGAACCACCGCCCGCTCCCGCCGAGCCATCCGTCCCCACTCCCAGCGAGCCCACCGGGGCCCTGTCACCGGAAGCCACGCCCCCAGCGCCCAAATCCCGAGGCGAATGGTGGCTGATTGGCCTGGGCGCGGTGGCCGCGTCCGCGGGTGTCGCCGTCACCTGGCTGCTCGCGACCGGGGCATCGTGA
- a CDS encoding tetratricopeptide repeat protein has product MVVLRRLVIALSTATLLGAAEPSAAARAAFLRGEAALTRGRWDEAAAAYREALSATPGYASALNGLGSVLFRKGQVKEALTSFREATQADPDYKMAWFNLGYAARKSGDMATAAQAYERYTQLEPGDADGYYGLGESYRQLGRKPEAVAAYQAYITREHRKGEQVWVRKATEHLKALGAEPLPTPVVVEAATLAVAAAPADSEAPRTSNPALAAARIRDGDALMKERRYREAAFAFLDASHADVGHVEALFKLGNALAVLGYYGQAVAQWERATELTQDAAIRQSAKENIDRARAKQAQLGASPQAAGLAPGSGPVADTTRAQARRAYEQGVQRIAAQDFSGALASLSQAIQQEPMLAVAYVARGSANIGLRRYAEAASDYQYALELEPATASPLYGLAESFRAMGRTLEARDLYERYAASSAADVRPQLQEESRQKSARLR; this is encoded by the coding sequence ATGGTCGTCTTGCGCAGACTCGTCATCGCGCTGTCCACGGCAACGCTGTTGGGCGCCGCCGAGCCTTCTGCCGCGGCCCGGGCGGCCTTCCTTCGCGGTGAAGCCGCGCTGACGCGGGGCCGGTGGGACGAGGCTGCGGCGGCCTATCGAGAGGCCCTCTCCGCGACGCCCGGCTACGCCTCCGCCCTCAACGGCCTGGGCAGCGTGCTCTTCCGAAAGGGGCAGGTGAAGGAGGCGCTCACGTCCTTCCGCGAAGCCACCCAGGCCGACCCGGACTACAAGATGGCCTGGTTCAACCTGGGCTACGCGGCGCGCAAGTCCGGAGACATGGCCACCGCGGCGCAGGCCTATGAGCGCTACACGCAGCTCGAGCCTGGGGATGCTGACGGCTACTACGGGTTGGGGGAGAGCTACCGGCAACTCGGCCGGAAGCCAGAGGCGGTCGCCGCGTATCAGGCGTACATCACCCGGGAGCATCGCAAGGGGGAGCAGGTCTGGGTCCGCAAGGCGACCGAGCACCTGAAGGCCCTGGGGGCCGAGCCGCTTCCGACGCCGGTCGTTGTCGAGGCCGCGACACTCGCCGTGGCCGCCGCGCCCGCGGATTCCGAGGCGCCCCGGACGTCCAACCCCGCGCTGGCGGCCGCGCGCATCCGGGATGGCGACGCGCTGATGAAGGAGCGCCGCTACCGTGAGGCGGCCTTCGCGTTCCTGGACGCGTCGCACGCGGACGTGGGCCACGTGGAGGCCCTGTTCAAGCTGGGCAATGCGCTGGCGGTGCTGGGCTACTACGGGCAGGCGGTGGCGCAGTGGGAGCGCGCCACCGAACTGACGCAGGACGCCGCCATCCGCCAGAGCGCGAAGGAGAACATCGACCGCGCCCGGGCGAAGCAGGCGCAGTTGGGCGCGTCGCCGCAGGCGGCGGGATTGGCGCCGGGCTCGGGCCCCGTGGCGGACACGACGCGCGCCCAGGCCCGCCGCGCGTATGAGCAGGGCGTGCAGCGCATCGCCGCGCAGGACTTCAGCGGCGCTTTGGCGAGCCTCTCCCAGGCCATTCAGCAAGAGCCCATGTTGGCGGTGGCCTATGTCGCGCGAGGCAGCGCGAACATCGGCCTGCGTCGCTACGCGGAGGCCGCCTCGGACTACCAGTACGCGCTGGAGCTGGAGCCGGCGACGGCCTCGCCGCTTTACGGGCTGGCCGAATCTTTCCGCGCGATGGGCCGGACGCTGGAGGCACGCGACCTCTACGAGCGCTATGCCGCTTCCTCCGCCGCGGATGTCCGGCCGCAGCTCCAGGAGGAATCCCGACAGAAGTCCGCGCGCCTGCGTTGA
- a CDS encoding adenylosuccinate synthase, whose product MPNVVVIGAQWGDEGKGKVVDLLTEHAQVVVRFQGGNNAGHTLVVGGQKTVLHLIPSGILHPGKTCVIGNGVVVDPAVLVGEIDALKVRGFLKDDAQLLISDNAHVIFPWHKLLDSFREKARGGSAIGTTGRGIGPAYEDKVARRGIRVRDLLNPDRLRTRIEARLPQALDELKDLCAQAGDPVPQLEVPQILAEFTALGERLKPFVHDASLYLSGQVRRGARILFEGAQGTLLDVDHGTYPFVTSSNCVAGNAAVGSGLGPTAIDKVMGISKAYTTRVGGGPFPTELNDATGDQLRKVGDEFGATTGRPRRCGWLDGVVLRYASRVNGLWGMALTKLDVLSGLKTLQICTAYELDGQKVTELPGDYEDLARVKPIYETLQGWDEKIAGVRTFDELPENAKRYVRRVEEVSGVPVVCVSVGADRGETVLLQNPFRS is encoded by the coding sequence ATGCCGAACGTCGTCGTCATCGGAGCGCAGTGGGGAGATGAGGGGAAGGGCAAGGTCGTTGACCTGCTCACCGAGCATGCCCAGGTGGTCGTCCGCTTCCAGGGCGGCAACAACGCGGGGCACACGCTCGTGGTGGGGGGGCAGAAGACCGTCCTGCACCTGATTCCCTCGGGCATCCTCCACCCGGGGAAGACGTGTGTCATTGGCAACGGAGTGGTGGTGGATCCCGCCGTCCTCGTTGGGGAGATTGACGCGCTGAAGGTGCGCGGCTTCCTCAAGGACGACGCGCAGCTCCTCATCTCCGACAATGCCCACGTCATCTTCCCGTGGCACAAGCTGTTGGACAGCTTCCGCGAGAAGGCCCGCGGTGGCAGCGCCATTGGCACCACGGGCCGGGGCATTGGCCCCGCGTACGAGGACAAGGTGGCCCGGCGTGGCATCCGCGTCCGCGACCTGCTCAACCCGGATCGGCTGCGCACGCGCATCGAAGCGCGGCTGCCGCAGGCGCTGGATGAGCTCAAGGACTTGTGCGCGCAGGCGGGTGACCCGGTGCCGCAGTTGGAGGTGCCGCAGATCCTGGCCGAGTTCACCGCCCTGGGCGAGCGCCTCAAGCCCTTCGTCCACGACGCTTCGCTCTACCTCTCCGGCCAGGTGCGCCGCGGCGCTCGCATCCTCTTCGAGGGCGCGCAGGGCACGCTGCTGGACGTGGACCACGGCACCTATCCCTTCGTGACGTCGTCCAACTGCGTCGCGGGCAACGCGGCGGTGGGCTCGGGCCTGGGGCCCACGGCCATCGACAAGGTGATGGGCATCAGCAAGGCCTACACCACGCGCGTGGGTGGCGGTCCGTTCCCCACCGAGCTGAACGACGCCACGGGCGACCAGCTCCGCAAGGTGGGTGACGAGTTCGGCGCCACCACCGGTCGTCCGCGCCGCTGCGGCTGGCTGGATGGCGTGGTGCTGCGCTACGCGTCGCGCGTCAACGGCCTGTGGGGCATGGCGCTCACCAAGCTGGACGTGCTCAGCGGGCTGAAGACGCTGCAGATTTGCACCGCGTACGAGCTGGACGGCCAGAAGGTGACGGAGCTGCCCGGCGACTACGAGGACCTGGCGCGCGTCAAGCCCATCTACGAGACGCTCCAGGGCTGGGACGAGAAGATCGCCGGCGTGCGGACCTTCGACGAGCTGCCGGAGAACGCCAAGCGCTACGTGCGCCGGGTGGAAGAGGTCAGCGGCGTCCCCGTGGTGTGCGTGTCCGTGGGCGCCGACCGCGGCGAGACGGTGCTGCTCCAGAACCCGTTCCGGAGCTGA
- a CDS encoding UvrD-helicase domain-containing protein: MSTEPSLLALERNLALMAGAGAGKTYSLITMVLHLLAGAREAGGPVRPARLCMLTFTDKAAAEMRSRVRLRLDGLAQGETRMDQEVELRASLARLDKPFPLPDAWRQLREELGAATVGTFHSLCGQLLRRAPPAVGIDPNFEVLDSLEATALVQDVCERVVLDALEAGDAQVRELCQELGFSGSGFSDGLVAALVSVYGKLREEGLRAEKAAVSDAAEARAELDASMTQCLELCAEARGLDAKGEWSRLLGGLERALNGMTAENFGQGERFPWLRACFKTDGRNFGRLSKGAAGPVRDVYWRVFGKSDGSVPRLDDAWAAWRSAPFEVTFRELLSRVEVRHDTELSRRNVLDFTSLLVKSRDLLRAHPEFRRQAQERIGALLVDEFQDTNRLQLELVLLLAERREDGPRELAPDVDLVTALPLEPAFLCAVGDRKQSIYEFRGADVSVFSVLAKKLEDEGGTRGFLQRNYRSVPGLLSFFNRAFAGVLVAADSRNPRPFEVIYVPQEDDLAAARPSLADAPVVERLQLEEADTASELRWADADTIAWRLRCLLAPGAAPSVAREDGEGLRPARGGDVAMLFRTFTHLEVYRQALIRHNVPHRVLRGRGFYGAQEVLDLSSLLALLADAEDALAFAAVLRSPLVGLRDASLFSLAGDAPLSLASPRLTDPQVLSSLDERERQRLSLFLAALPGLRRERDRMGVRELLVSALDVTGYRETLAGSPYAEQASANVEKLLALAARRDERGTGGCVAFARELRMLAESNPTEAQADLLDAGDPRAVQLLTIHSAKGLEWPVVVVPSMSGRRRGTSGRAHFERTHGISLRPWVPDSLDEYSSLRFAAVRAELKAREDAEYRRLLYVALTRAKDMLVLGGGPESRGGKDSWWHLIDDRLDADVELRALVEDLDVDSLPPPADPEPPGPEALAQAEARVESALLRVRGGRVAQAESPGAAVATAEALQDFIACPRRFHYVHRLGLRGAPWPWEVPPRGAPPLVEPDGWLLPERPEDLTHRLLRGVDLRLAAPGVDGSERRAHLVGLLRDAGALPEDEGMDAVLRSVERFLGSAFARQLAQAPSQSIHRDLPFVLALEGGVSVEGAVDLLWESPQGEAVLVTFKHGGRHPLGAAAYTYELAALGMVARHMVREGVPVRVGVVFLREPQPEPEWLSGSRGLEEAAGRLAGAARAVARGEAQGEWDGREKAACQALHCGFSEHCHPAPRAC, translated from the coding sequence ATGAGCACCGAGCCGTCCCTCCTCGCGCTGGAGCGCAACCTCGCCCTGATGGCGGGCGCCGGCGCGGGCAAGACGTACAGCCTGATCACCATGGTGCTGCACCTGCTGGCCGGCGCGCGTGAGGCAGGCGGCCCGGTGCGCCCGGCGCGGTTGTGCATGCTCACGTTCACGGACAAGGCCGCCGCGGAGATGCGCTCGCGTGTCCGGCTGCGGTTGGACGGGCTGGCGCAGGGCGAAACGCGGATGGACCAGGAAGTGGAGCTGCGAGCCTCGCTGGCGCGGCTGGACAAGCCCTTCCCGCTGCCGGATGCGTGGCGACAGCTTCGCGAGGAGCTGGGCGCGGCCACGGTGGGGACCTTCCATTCGCTGTGTGGCCAGTTGTTGCGCCGCGCGCCGCCCGCGGTGGGCATCGACCCGAACTTCGAGGTGCTGGATTCACTCGAGGCGACGGCATTGGTGCAGGACGTCTGCGAGCGCGTGGTGTTGGACGCGCTGGAAGCGGGCGACGCGCAGGTGCGGGAGCTGTGTCAGGAGCTGGGCTTCTCCGGCTCGGGGTTCTCGGACGGCCTGGTGGCCGCGCTGGTGTCCGTCTACGGCAAGCTGCGCGAGGAAGGACTGCGCGCGGAGAAGGCCGCCGTGAGTGATGCCGCGGAGGCGCGCGCGGAGCTGGACGCTTCGATGACGCAGTGCCTGGAGCTGTGCGCGGAAGCGCGAGGCCTGGACGCGAAGGGCGAATGGAGCCGGCTGCTGGGCGGACTGGAGCGCGCGCTCAACGGCATGACGGCGGAGAACTTCGGCCAGGGGGAGCGCTTCCCCTGGCTGCGCGCCTGCTTCAAGACGGACGGACGCAACTTCGGGAGGCTCAGCAAGGGCGCCGCGGGCCCGGTGAGGGACGTCTACTGGCGCGTCTTCGGCAAGAGCGATGGCTCCGTTCCCCGGCTGGATGATGCCTGGGCCGCCTGGCGCTCCGCGCCCTTCGAGGTGACGTTCCGTGAGCTCCTGTCGCGCGTGGAGGTTCGTCACGACACAGAGCTGTCGCGCCGCAACGTGCTCGACTTCACGTCGTTGCTGGTGAAGTCGCGCGACCTGCTCCGTGCGCATCCGGAGTTCCGCCGTCAGGCGCAGGAGCGCATCGGCGCGCTGCTGGTGGATGAGTTCCAGGACACCAACCGCCTCCAATTGGAGCTGGTGTTGCTGCTGGCGGAGCGGCGCGAGGACGGCCCGCGCGAGCTGGCGCCCGACGTGGACCTGGTAACGGCGTTGCCGCTGGAGCCCGCCTTCCTGTGCGCGGTGGGTGACCGCAAGCAGTCCATCTACGAGTTCCGTGGCGCGGACGTCTCCGTCTTCTCCGTGCTGGCGAAGAAGCTGGAGGACGAAGGGGGCACGCGCGGCTTCCTCCAGCGCAACTACCGCTCCGTGCCGGGCCTCCTGTCGTTCTTCAACCGCGCCTTCGCGGGTGTGCTCGTCGCCGCTGACTCCCGGAACCCCCGGCCCTTCGAGGTCATCTACGTCCCGCAAGAGGACGACCTCGCCGCGGCGAGACCGTCGCTGGCGGATGCGCCGGTGGTGGAGCGGCTGCAACTGGAAGAAGCGGACACGGCGTCGGAATTGCGATGGGCGGACGCGGACACGATTGCCTGGCGGCTGCGGTGTTTGCTGGCGCCAGGGGCGGCTCCGTCGGTGGCCCGCGAGGATGGCGAGGGACTTCGCCCGGCGCGGGGCGGCGATGTGGCCATGCTCTTCCGGACCTTCACGCATCTGGAGGTCTACCGGCAGGCCCTCATTCGCCACAACGTGCCGCACCGCGTGCTGCGCGGGCGAGGCTTCTACGGCGCGCAGGAGGTGCTGGACCTGTCCTCGCTGCTCGCGCTGTTGGCGGACGCGGAGGACGCGCTGGCCTTCGCGGCGGTGTTGCGCTCGCCCTTGGTGGGGCTGCGTGACGCGTCGCTGTTCAGCCTCGCGGGGGATGCGCCCTTGTCGTTGGCGTCGCCCCGGCTGACGGATCCGCAGGTCCTGTCCTCATTGGACGAGCGCGAGCGCCAGCGTCTGTCGCTCTTCCTCGCCGCGCTTCCGGGCTTGCGGCGCGAGCGCGACCGGATGGGCGTGCGGGAGCTGCTGGTGTCCGCGCTGGATGTGACGGGCTACCGCGAGACGCTGGCGGGCTCGCCTTACGCGGAGCAGGCCAGCGCCAACGTGGAGAAGCTGCTGGCCCTGGCCGCGCGCCGCGACGAGCGTGGCACGGGCGGCTGCGTGGCCTTCGCGCGCGAGCTGCGGATGCTGGCGGAGAGCAACCCCACGGAGGCCCAGGCGGACCTGCTGGACGCGGGCGACCCGCGCGCGGTGCAACTGCTCACCATCCACAGCGCCAAGGGCCTGGAGTGGCCCGTGGTGGTGGTGCCCTCCATGTCAGGCCGGCGGCGCGGAACCTCGGGCCGGGCCCACTTCGAGCGCACGCATGGCATCTCCCTGCGCCCGTGGGTGCCGGATTCACTGGATGAGTATTCCTCCCTGCGCTTCGCCGCGGTGCGCGCGGAGCTGAAGGCCCGAGAGGACGCCGAGTACCGCCGCCTGCTCTACGTCGCGCTCACCCGCGCCAAGGACATGCTGGTGCTGGGGGGCGGCCCGGAGTCTCGCGGTGGCAAGGACTCCTGGTGGCACCTCATCGACGACCGCCTGGACGCGGACGTGGAGCTGCGCGCGTTGGTGGAGGACCTGGACGTGGACTCCTTGCCGCCGCCCGCGGATCCTGAGCCGCCAGGTCCGGAGGCCTTGGCGCAGGCCGAGGCGCGCGTCGAGTCCGCGCTGTTGCGAGTCCGTGGCGGGCGCGTGGCGCAGGCCGAATCACCCGGCGCGGCCGTGGCCACCGCGGAGGCCTTGCAGGACTTCATCGCGTGTCCGCGCCGCTTCCATTACGTGCACCGGCTGGGGCTTCGCGGGGCGCCGTGGCCGTGGGAGGTGCCGCCTCGGGGCGCGCCGCCGCTGGTGGAGCCCGATGGCTGGCTGCTCCCGGAGCGCCCCGAGGACCTCACGCACCGACTGCTTCGCGGCGTGGACCTGCGGCTGGCGGCGCCCGGCGTGGATGGCTCGGAGCGGCGGGCCCACTTGGTGGGTTTGCTGCGCGACGCGGGGGCGCTCCCGGAGGACGAGGGCATGGACGCGGTGCTGCGGAGCGTGGAGCGCTTCCTGGGCTCGGCGTTCGCTCGTCAACTCGCGCAGGCGCCTTCACAGTCGATTCATCGGGATTTGCCCTTCGTGCTGGCCCTGGAGGGTGGCGTCAGCGTCGAAGGCGCCGTGGACCTCTTGTGGGAGTCACCCCAGGGGGAGGCCGTGCTGGTGACGTTCAAACACGGTGGTCGGCATCCGTTGGGTGCGGCTGCCTACACGTATGAACTGGCGGCGCTGGGGATGGTGGCTCGGCACATGGTGCGAGAAGGGGTGCCGGTGCGGGTGGGAGTCGTCTTCCTGCGCGAGCCCCAGCCGGAGCCCGAGTGGCTCTCGGGGAGCCGGGGGTTGGAGGAGGCCGCGGGCCGGCTGGCGGGGGCGGCACGGGCCGTGGCACGAGGTGAGGCCCAGGGTGAATGGGATGGGAGGGAGAAGGCAGCCTGCCAGGCCCTGCATTGCGGCTTCTCGGAACACTGTCACCCGGCCCCCCGCGCGTGCTAA